Within Sphingomonas piscis, the genomic segment TTGAGTATTTCATGGGCTCGCAGGTCGATCTCGGCCCTTCTCACGATACGTTGTTCACCACGCGGCGGGCCCGGTCCCACGCGAAGGTGGTGGGTCTTGCGACTCGGCAGCGGGAAGTGCTCGCCGGCATGGCGAAAGGCCTGCTCAACAAGCAAATCGCCTATGAGCTCGGGATTGCCGAGAAGACGGTGAAGATGCACCGCGCCTTGTTGTTGGAGCGGCTCGGCGTGCAGACCACGGCAGAAGCGATACGGATCGCCGTGGAGGCGGGGCTCTAGCCCAACACCTCGTCCACCAGGCGCTCCAACGCAGCGCCGGTTGGAAAGCCTGCAGCAACCCAGCGATCTTCGATCTGGCGCAGGCGGCGCGCAACCTCCGGTCCCTGAGCGATTCCCCGGTCGACAAGTTGCCCGCCGCGGATCGGAAGCGAGGGCACTTCCCAATTCGCGATCGCAGCGGCATCGGCAGGGCGGCGGTCCAGCAGCAGGCTGTCCACCGCGCCTTCCTGCCCCAACCGGTAGGCGCGGGCTTTCGGATCGTCGGGTGCCTTCAAGTCTGCCGCGGCAGCGAGACGTTTGCGTGCCTTGTTCGACAATTTGAGACGCGCCGCCAGCTTCTCGGACGTCGGAGGATCACGGGGTAGCAAGGCGGCGAGGCGGCGAAAAGCATCGGGCGGAATGTGGGCGGCCTGCTCGTCGCGGATGAGCGCCGACAAGCAGCCGACGGCGTCGGGTCCAATTTCCGGCAGCACTGGCGCCAGCACACCGCTGGACACCATCAATGCGATCGTTGCGGTGGGATCCGGCAGGGCCAAAAGCTTCAGCAACTCGTCCGCGATCCGCTCTCTCGACAACGCCATCAGATCGTTGGCGCGGGCGACACAGGCCTGGAAAGCTTCCGGGTCGGGAGTACCAACGCCGAAGCGGGCGTGAAAGCGGAAGAAGCGCATGATGCGCAAATGGTCTTCGGCGATGCGCTGCAGCGGGTCGCCGATAAACCGCACGCGCCGTTCCCGAAGGTCCTCTAGGCCTCCGAAATAGTCGAAGACCTCCCCGGAGACAGGATCTGCCGACAGCGCATTGATGGTGAAGTCGCGCCGCCCCGCGTCTTCCGTCCAGTCGTCGGTGAAGGCCACCGTTGCTCGACGTCCGTCCGTCGACAAGTCGCGGCGCAAGGTCGTGATCTCCGCGACCTGACCGTCGCTCACGGCGGTCACGGTCCCGTGCGCGATCCCGGTGGGTACCGCCTTGATCCCGGCGCTTCCCAATCGTCGCTGCACCTCGTCCGGCGGGAACCTTGTGGCAAGGTCGAGATCGCTCACCGGAAGATCGAGCAATCCGTCGCGAACCGCTCCGCCGACGTAGCGGGTTGCGCCGTCCGCTGCGCCCAAGGCGTCCAAAAGTCGCGAAATCCCTGGGCGGGCCGCCCAGCGCCGGACATCGAGCTTCACGGCCATTGCAGCCGTCTCGACAGATTGACGATCATTGCTGCCGTCGCGCCCCAGATCCGCCGCCCTTCCCACACGATCTCGGTATAAGCGCGCTCGCGTCCATCAACCAGCATATGCTGCCGAACGTGGTTGGTACGATCGAGGAGATAGGGAAGGGGCGCTTCGAACAGATCCGACACTTCGGCTTCGTGAGGTGAGAGCGGAAGGTCGGGTGGCACAAGGGCCAGTACGGGGGTGACCTGGTAGCCGGTGATGGTCGTGTAGGGATCCAGTGTTCCCGCCACGCGCGACGCTGCCTGCGGAAGACCGATCTCCTCCTCCGCTTCCCGCAACGCTGTTTGGATGGGCGTTTCGTCAGGCTCGGCACGCCCGCCCGGAAAGGCGATCTGACCGGGGTGCCGCCGCATGTCCGGCCGACGGACGGTCAGCAAGAGCCCCGGCTCGGGCCGGTCCGTGACCCCGACCAGGACGGCCGCCGCCACGGGTTCAGCAAGCGACTGCTCATCCCAGTCGCCGTTGGCAATCCCCTGCGGCCGGTCCCTTGTCGCCGCCTGTTGAAGCCGCTCGAGCAAGGTCATCTGTCGGGGTCGAGCGGGAAAAAGATGCCCTCGCTCCAGACGCCATCTGAACCATCCGCCAGCGCAAGCTCCGCCAGTTCGTAGTAGACCGGGCGGCTGAGTTCGGCTTCCAGACCATGCCGGACCTTGATCCTCGGCGAAAGTCCGCCGACTCCGTCGCGCACCACCAACGGATGGTCGGCGCCGAGCAGCACTGGATCGCCATGGTCGAGCGCAAAGGCGATCCGCCGCAGCTCGCCATCGCCTTCGACCTGCATGTCGACGGCGCGGAATGCGGTTCGCTCGATATCGATGGACAGCTTCTCCACCGGCGTGACGAGCACATGGGTGCCATCCGGCTCCCGGCGGAGAATGCTTGAGAAAAGCCGGACCATCGCGGGCCGCCGGATTGGCTCACCATCGTGCAGCCAGGTCCCATCGGCGGCGATCCGCATCCCGCTGTGGCCGCAATGCGGAGGGTTCCAGCGCTCGATCGGCGGCAGCTGGCGGCTGTCCAGCAGGCGCTGCAAGCCATGGAGGTCGATCCCCTGAAGCTCGATGGGGGCGTGGAGTTCTGGCATCCGGGCCCCTCTGTCAGGCGCCGCTCTGCCATGCAATGCGGCCTTGCGTGCGGAAGCGCCGTCCGTCACTGCAATCCTCGATGAGGGACGAGCCGCGCACCGCCATTGTGACAGGAGCGAGCAAGCGCGTCGGGGCCGAGATCGCCCGCGCTTTGCTCGCCGAGGGCTGGCAGGTAGTTGCTCACGTCCGGTCGGAAGACGATCCAGTTCCGGAAGGTGCGGTACGAGCCACCGCAGAGCTGAGCGATTACGAGTGCGCCGAGACCATCTTCCGGGCGGCTGCGGAGCTTCCGGCGGTGCGCTTGCTGGTCAACAACGCCTCGCGCTTCGTTTTCGACAGCGCCGAAGGGTTCAATCCGCAAGAGTTCGACGACCATATGGCCGTGAACCTGCGCGCGCCGCTGTTGCTTGCGTCGGCCTTTGCTCGGCGGCATCGTGACGGTGACGGGTTGATCGTCAACATCCTCGACTCCAAGGTTGCGGCGCCCAATCCGGATTTTCTGAGCTACACCTTGTCCAAACAGGGGCTGGCTGCCGCAACCGGGCTGCTCGCGCAGGCGCTGGCCGCGCAAGGGATGCGGGTGAACGCCATCGCACCGGCGCTGATGCTGCAATCTCCAGGGCAGACGGCGGAGAATTTCCGCAAGATGCACGCGGCTAATCCGTTGAGCCGGGGGGTTGAGCCGGCGGATGTCGTTTCTGCCCTTCGATACCTTCTCGATGCAGCGACGGTGACCGGCCAGATCCTGACCGTCGACGGCGGCCACCATTTTCTGCGGCAGGACCGCGACGTCCAATTTCTGGAGGGTGAATGAACGACGAAGCTCGGTTGAGCGGCATGGTCCCCGACCATCTCAAGGTGAAAAGCGCGAGCATCCTTCTCGATTCGCTTGAGGTGCAGACGGACATCGGCTTTCACGATTTCGAGATAGGGACGCCGCAGCGCCTGCTCGTCACGGTGGAGATCTGGCTCGACCAGGTTCTTGT encodes:
- a CDS encoding CoA pyrophosphatase; translation: MTLLERLQQAATRDRPQGIANGDWDEQSLAEPVAAAVLVGVTDRPEPGLLLTVRRPDMRRHPGQIAFPGGRAEPDETPIQTALREAEEEIGLPQAASRVAGTLDPYTTITGYQVTPVLALVPPDLPLSPHEAEVSDLFEAPLPYLLDRTNHVRQHMLVDGRERAYTEIVWEGRRIWGATAAMIVNLSRRLQWP
- a CDS encoding DUF1285 domain-containing protein, which gives rise to MPELHAPIELQGIDLHGLQRLLDSRQLPPIERWNPPHCGHSGMRIAADGTWLHDGEPIRRPAMVRLFSSILRREPDGTHVLVTPVEKLSIDIERTAFRAVDMQVEGDGELRRIAFALDHGDPVLLGADHPLVVRDGVGGLSPRIKVRHGLEAELSRPVYYELAELALADGSDGVWSEGIFFPLDPDR
- a CDS encoding CCA tRNA nucleotidyltransferase, which codes for MAVKLDVRRWAARPGISRLLDALGAADGATRYVGGAVRDGLLDLPVSDLDLATRFPPDEVQRRLGSAGIKAVPTGIAHGTVTAVSDGQVAEITTLRRDLSTDGRRATVAFTDDWTEDAGRRDFTINALSADPVSGEVFDYFGGLEDLRERRVRFIGDPLQRIAEDHLRIMRFFRFHARFGVGTPDPEAFQACVARANDLMALSRERIADELLKLLALPDPTATIALMVSSGVLAPVLPEIGPDAVGCLSALIRDEQAAHIPPDAFRRLAALLPRDPPTSEKLAARLKLSNKARKRLAAAADLKAPDDPKARAYRLGQEGAVDSLLLDRRPADAAAIANWEVPSLPIRGGQLVDRGIAQGPEVARRLRQIEDRWVAAGFPTGAALERLVDEVLG
- a CDS encoding SDR family oxidoreductase — translated: MRDEPRTAIVTGASKRVGAEIARALLAEGWQVVAHVRSEDDPVPEGAVRATAELSDYECAETIFRAAAELPAVRLLVNNASRFVFDSAEGFNPQEFDDHMAVNLRAPLLLASAFARRHRDGDGLIVNILDSKVAAPNPDFLSYTLSKQGLAAATGLLAQALAAQGMRVNAIAPALMLQSPGQTAENFRKMHAANPLSRGVEPADVVSALRYLLDAATVTGQILTVDGGHHFLRQDRDVQFLEGE